The sequence below is a genomic window from Mobula birostris isolate sMobBir1 chromosome 11, sMobBir1.hap1, whole genome shotgun sequence.
tagtAGTTGCACAGGTTGTTGACTTTTGGACTTTGGTTGTAGAttgattattggatttattgagtatgcccgcaagaaaatgagtctcggtgtattttgataataaattcactttgaactacTTTAGGTGGTAGATTGGCATTTATCCTCTGGTGCAAAATGTAACGGCAGTATGACAGTGAGATACATATGTGCTCAGAAGTTAGTGTGAGGGGAGGCGAATCCTTTGGAATTCTGCTAACTAATTCAAGTAAGCCGGATACTGAACTTGGATAAATTTAGCAGAAAGTCCACAGTTGACTTCAGTACTGGGGCAGGATAGAACTCCAGCTGTGACTCAAGAGAGCTGCCCTTCTCTCTCATTTTCAAAACTTGTCTCCCCAATTCCATAAGCATGGTTGTTGTTCTCAACAAATACAAATAATGGTTCATGGTTTGCAAGACTTCCACACGTTTATTACTAATACACAATAGAGGCAATATGTATAACGCATTCAACCAGTGAAATTCAGATGACTTTTGCCCTGGCCTTTGTGGTCTCCCAACTTTATTTGCATGGATGGCGAATGAATCGACGTAAACACGCCGGTCCATCAATGGTCCTTCTCCTGCATGTCCGATTTTAAAACAATGAAATAAAAACGAATGGTCAACAACCCGGTTTCAGTCTGGAATGGTGCATCGTACAGCAAGAATTAAACCTGTTAATTTAAATCCCAAgggaataaaaaaaaactgataaAGATCGAAGACAGCACCTTGACTTTTTAATTCCAACGCTATCGGTAGAAGGTAAAGCAGTCAACAAAGATAATACTAATAAGAAATATAACCACTTACTGGCTAATGTAAACGGAATGTATCTTGAACTTTCCAATGGACAGATTCGTATCGAACAACGGAAGCAGCATGCAATACGTATTATTTTTTTTACTTTCGTTTCATGTCTTGGCAACGTCACTCAACAAACCACGATATTCTGAGGAATGTAACACAGGCTTATTGTTTTGTTGTGCGCAATATGGatgtctctcttcccccctcctcgGGTCATGGATATGTTCAATAAATAGACCGTAAAACCACTTTTTTACTGTATAAACTTCATTTATACATGCAGTCCATAAAATTTTCTGTATCATTTCGACGGAATAATTTACCCTGTATGTAATATATACAAATAGATTACTTCTCAataaaatctatatacaccaaTTCACTATCTTCCCCTCTTAAAGGTTAATGTACATACACACGACGTGTctatccttataaatctccacCCAATTTTCTTCCTACTATCCATGGTGAGGGCTCGCACGTAAGATTGGCTGGTTCTGCACTGTGAGTTCCAATGCTTCTTGTCTATCCCTCTGCAGCCTTCATTGGTGAAACCTTTGGGGTTGCATTTGGTCTCGTAAAAGTACTGCTTGAGTTGGCCGTTCTGGACGAGGATCTTCTCTAGGACGCTGACCGTCTGGCCCGACATGTCTACGGCTGTCTTTTTCTTGTCGGCCGTCACCCACTGACTAATACTGTCACAGACGCTGAGCTCGCCCCGTCTGCCCGGGTCCGAGTGGCGTCTAACCCTCGCTGACATATTGGCCGCCTCCAAGTAGTTCCTGTACTCCTCCATCAGAAAGAGCAAAGGGGGCTCCAAAGGCACTTGGCCGCTCAGCATCACCCGGGACGAGTACAAATCCACGTCcttgcctcctcctcctcctcccccgccGTCGTTCGGCTGGGTCTCGGGCTCCTCCTCCAAGAGTTCTTCCAGCACGTGTTCTACCGTGTTGGCCAAAACCCCTAGTCCACGGGGAGAGACGTCCGCTCCCCTTCCTCCGCCACCCAGACCGTCCAGTGTCCCGGAATAGAGCGAGGCGACATGATCTCGGCCTCCAGCTTCTTTCATTGGGGCAGCTTTCAGGCAACCGAAGTATGAGATAACCATAGTAAGGAACAGGATGTTCATCACTCCCCTCACTTGGtgggactgtggggaagacaaaaagaaaggaaaaacatTATACAAAAAGTTATTCAATAATTTATGCAACTATTGAGACTTCAATAAATTGCAAAACATTGACTTGTATCCAACGGATAATCGCAGGTGGCAAGTAACGAGATCCCCAACGCTCTGGTCACAGAATGTTATGGTTACTCAGAGAGAAATTCGATCCTGACTTTGAACTAAGGTGGTCTCCAATGTATATAGTTGTAACCAGGAAACATATTTGTACCTCTTTTTAAAACTAGAAATATACATAAACATATGCACAGAACCCGAATTAATTTTATTGCTTCCAGCACTTTCCTGAAGGCTATTTGTTCCAAATATAGTTACGGTTACCGAATTAATGTAAGAACCACACAGAATACTCAAGTTATTTTAATATCAAGAGAAATAGTGAGCCATTATCTATGATGTCTGTGCCTATTTAATAAGGTCGGTTATGATTCATAGAATTCAAAATAGTAATGTTAAATTATTCCGTCAAGAAataagactttttaaaaaaaatcaaagctaATATATTGAGGAACGACACAGTTCTTGGAACGTTATCAGAGTAACGTTGCTGAGGGTCATTCGCCATTCTTAATATTTCCATAGCAGATCACAGAACTTGTGAGAAGGGACACGGTGGAACAGTTTACACACGTTGCAACAGAATGTAATctaaatggccactttattaggtaaacttGTATACCTGCTCGcgaatgcaagtatctaattggccaatcatatggcagtaaCTTGATGCATAgaagcatggtcaagaggttcagttattgttcagaccaaacatcagaacggggaagaaatatgatcgaagtgactttaactgtggaaggattgttggtgtcagacggtgtggcttgagtatctcagaaaatgctggttTCCTGGGATTCtcacgcacaacaatctctagcgCTTACAGAGAATCTTgcgaaaataaaacaataagtaaatcggtgagcggcagttctgtgggtgaaatcgCCTTATAAGACCATCATTATAAGAGCAGAAtccggccatttggcccatcgggtctgctccgctatttcatcatggctggtccattcCCCGCTCGGCCCCCATCTCCTCCCTTATCCCCGTATCCCCTCTTGCCCTGACTAGCCAAAAATCTACCAAcgtctgccttaagtatacccggtaacttggcctccacagctactgaTGGCAACGAACTCCGTAAgtacatcaccctctggctaaagaaactcttccccacctccgttctaaatggatgtctctctaatCTGAGGCGGTGTCCTCTTGTTTTAAACTCCCCCGCCATagggaacattctctccacatcaactctatcgacgcctttcaccattcgataggtttcaataaggcccccacccccattcttctgaatttcaaagagtagaggccagaggaatcaaacgctcctcgtatgaCAAACCGTTCAATCCCGGATATTAAAGAGACAGGTGAGAGAATAACCAGTTTGGTTCGAgccgacaggaaggcgacaggaaCTCAAAATAGCCGcacgttacaatagtggtgtgctgAAAAGCATCTGAACACACGGCACGCCGAACCTTAAAATGGATGGTCTACAGCAGCCGAAAACAACAATCATCCACTCAGTCGCCATTGATTATATGCACACCGTTAACAATATGGAAAATGTGACAATACTAAACCTACTCGTGTGGAAAATTCCTGGATTTCCAAGTATTTGCATCGTTTTAACCGGCCGAATAAAAGATTTAAGCGGCTCTCACAATACTTCCTACAGATTTCGGAAATATCTTGTCCCCAACAGTTTAATTATAATTCTAACTTGTTTATAACAAACTTTCTTTAGCAGCTGCTGAACTCTTATTTGTGAGTGCTTAGAAAACCAGCATTGAAACGTAAACCACAATGTCTCACGGAAATGCAGCAAGAGGCACCATTGAAAACAGAATTTTTGTTTGGAAATAGGAACAGCGTGGTACAATCATGCAGGTGATTTCATCTTACAAAACATTCATGTAAACCTCCCTGCGATAGTTATTTGACTATTTTCCCTCAGCAGCAGAACTATCCGTTGCTCTGGGATGCACACCTATTCAGAGGTCAAAACAGTTAATGAGTTAAAAAGGGGTCGTGGAAAGTCTGATAGGCCAAGATTCGAGCTGTTATACATTCGAGCTTTAATATATTTCTGCAAACAATGTGGTCCCGGTAGACTGTGTTCATCTGTGGGGGGACTTGGTgactgggagggaggggggagtgagTGGGTGCAGTGGTGAGAGAGGCCAGCTAGGGAATCCAGATCATGAATACATTCTCTGCTGCCTTAAACTAGTGTCAAAACACTGGCTAACCACACGAAACTGCTCACTGAATGCCTGGCATTAGAAATCCACTCTAGTTTCTCTAACACCCCGTATCTACATGCCAAACTTTGGAAGGTTACTCGTGATCGGTAGAACTGGTAATATTTTAGGACTATTGAACATTCACAGGTTTGCGATTGATCGCAGACTGCTAAGGAGATTCCATAATATCGGCGAAACCATGCGCGATTTTAACAAAAGTTATATTCTAAGTAGAAATATCTGGCCATATAACTAAAATTTTGATTTACTGCCTCGTGTTCTTTAGTTTAAGGGCAACTGCTCCTGAATTATAACCAGCCAATGAAAACGCCACAGTAATTGTTGCAATGGGCATTACTTCATTTATTCCAAATATTAAAATATGTAAACTCTCGGAATAACTTGCAATACATTGTAATATATGTATTATAATTATAGCGTATGCGACCAAGTTGCATTTCATGTTATGAAGACACGAGAGAGTATTAACAGCCGAGCGTGAGTTCTGCAAACCAAGTATGACTATTGAAGAAAAGCTTTCAATAATGGTTGCAGTATGTGTTTTGTTTCCACGGGACAATTTTTAAAAACAAGTATCAGCTGGTTGCTTCCCGACACGGAATCCACGACGTTGCTCAAGAACCTCGATATGACAATCCACAGCAAGTCAGCAGTTTATCTTGGTCTGTTGTACAGTACAGACACTCCAGGGAAATAATTCCGCTCTCTTAAGCTTGGAGGATTTAGACACACTTTGACAGAAGTTTACAGATCGTTGTATTTTTGCTTGATGCGTAATTTCCCAAAGTTAATCAATGGGAGAGCCAAAGacatccccctccaccaccagaatCTCCCATTCTCTCCGCTAATTCCACCCCCTTTCTCCCTCGGTAACCACCACAGGTTATTACTGGCAGCAGAGCTTCCAAGCCATCAATATTTGTCCCAGTCCCGCCTCTTAAAGAAACTCTCATTCAGCCTCCACAAATCCACACATTTCAAGCAGTTCAGCCCGTGTCCTAACCAGCTCGCTGCCGCTCATCCACCACCGCTTGAGCTAGTTGGCCAACATTGTCACCTGGTCTCATCTTTGTGATCAGATTCTTCCGTGGCATCAATCGTCTGCTTCTCCAGGATCTCCTCCACTAATCCCAAGAACTCAGCAATGGCCCGGGTTTGGAGTATCAACTCTCATTAGAGAACACACCGTCCTAAAGATATCTCCCTTTCTTTGTCTTTATTAAGTCAGCAACTAGCACTAGCCTTTCCCCCCAACTTTTGTTTCATGTCCCCCAAATTTGTTATGACGTGGTGTCAATATGGTTCTGACTAGCTTTTTCGTGCTGTTTCTATCTATATTGTTAAAGGCACCAATCAAATTCAAGTACCTGCGGAATTATCTAGAACGGAGTTGCGATGGCATGAATGGAGCCTTGTACGTGGACTGTTGGACTGTCTGACCAGGGAGCAGATTACCGAGTCTGCCGCAGAAGAGCACGATGATTCCCTTATCAGGTATGGAGTCAGCAAGGGTTGGTCCCCAATCCCCAGTAACTGTACCCCCATCATTAACTCGCCCATTGGCTGCTATTGGATGACCATCATATATAAATTCGGCAAGCGGTGCTTTGAATTCTCCTCTGGAGGCATCGGGCACCAGGCGATCTACCAAGTAGCAGAACTCGCCATAAAAATACGCATCCGATCAAAACATGGGCCGAAACATTATCGAACAACAAGCTAACACCGAGAGTTAAACGTATCTCTTGCATCAATTTATGAATGGCACATTGTCTTTATGCGGAACGAACATAGAGGGCACTGCAAATATATTTACATTTCAGAAGGCACGATTAACATttcagatgatggatgctgtttattCAGACACACAGATCTGGAACTGCGTCACTGTCGCCAGGGTTTCTAAATTTAAAACTGCTCATTCGCATCTATCTCCTTTCGTAACAACTTGGTATCTCGGCGTTGATCGTGACGTGTGTCGGAGGGAAATAGAATATGAAAACGCATAAAGCGGACTTCACACGTGAACGCCAGGCCTCATTGTTAAGAATGTTGACTTGCACGATCTCTTTATTAATTTTAGCCAACAAAAGCGATCCAAGACTTTACCCACTAAGTAAATCTCACACCTGAATCTGCGGCCTCTCCTGTACGCTACACGACAATTATTTGTTGCTTTCCGCCTTTTCCATTTGTAACAgtgtgttgtgttttttttaaaagcccTTCCAGCAGGGCCAAAGCGTTTCACAGATTAAAACCTGCCAACACCGGTACTAACTACCTCGTACCACAGTGAGTGAACGTTTTAAAATAGATATTTAGTTTAAAGAATCCTCGGGCTAATACGTTCGATTTTCGCGCTTAGTATACTTCCAAGATTTCTATTTTTGTTTGTAATTGTTACTTCTAACCGTTGAGAATTGGTGTCCAAGGAACCCAACCCCCATCACACGATAAAGCTACTGTTGCCCACGTGGTGGCGCTGTTGCTTGCGCTTGAACCCTCTGCCTAGGTGCTTCTCCGAGAGAGTTTGCTGTGGACGATGCATAAATTTCACATTCTTTAATTATCAGGTAACTAAACGTGACTGATTGTGTCAAGTATTTATTTACAGACACAAGGGAGAGCAAGAGAACTCGAGTTTCAACGTGTAATAGTTCAAAGAAGATCTTAGCAATATCCAGAGCGGTTTCCGTCCCTTTCCTCGCTGCGAAAGATAGTGTAAACTCTTTGAAACAGCAACAGGTCGGATCAAACTCCAAAACAGACGCTGAAAGCCTCAGGGACACCGTTCGCGTTTGATCCCACGGCAAAAATCAGTTCGCACTTGCCTCAAAATTAACGGAAGTTAGGAAATATTTCAGGAGTCCCGGGATGGGGGGAGAGGCACTATAGCTCAAACAATATGCAAGTTCAATGCGGGTTTTATACTCTGAACATTAGATTCGCAGCACTACATTGGTAGCACCCGGTCACTTCACAACGCGGGATGACGCCCAAGGTGAGTAAACAATCAACAATTAGTACTGACCTTAAGTTACAATCGCCTGAGATGGGAAACACTGTCGCTATGTTTAATTGCCCCTCGCCTCCCTTTTCAGAGCATCTCGAGACGGAGAAGTTTGTGTGTGTGGAACTGCTAAGCGCTAACGATGGAACTCCTGTAGTTCAAGACGAGAAGCTTTAGTTCACATCTTGCTGGAAAGAGCAGTAACACGTATGTTCAGGGAGAGGGAGCTTTGTGAGGTTCAGTCCAGTTCCCTGGGCTCTGAGTGATCGCTGGCGCGGACGCGCATCGGGTTTCCTATAAAATCTTTATGAGTTCTCCAAGTTATTTGCTGCGAGGCTTACCTTGTGTGTGTTCCTGTAGACAATATGTTCTGGCCATTTGACAAAGAGGACTCCTTTATATCTCGACATGCACCGACACTGACAGCTTTCTGCAGCGCCAACAAGATCTAAACATCGTGACTTTTGACATAAGGACGCACAGTCGCGCGTTATAGCCAGAACATTGAGATAAACACGCAACGCTACCTAAGCAGCCGGGACGGTTGAAAGCATTAACTAACTTCAACTTTCTCCAagtttaaaattaatttaaaagcGAAACCACTTATAAGAAGTGTCCCGGCGTGTGTACTCTGCTCACTCCCTAGCCTTGCGTTTAATAGACTAGTTTGATTTAGTCGATTGCGAGAGGTCCACGGGTTCAACATTTAAATGTTCCCTTGTCTCTTGAATTGCATTTAGACTAAATGCACTTGAACTACATCGGATACAATGACCCCTGGTAGTTGTCTATTTAGAATTCAATCAAGTTAATAACAGCATGTCTTATTAATGAAGGCAGATGATAGATTTACAGTTCCCCTTTCAGTAAGTTCCCTGAACTATATTTGCACAGCCACGAGGTACGTTG
It includes:
- the bdnf gene encoding brain-derived neurotrophic factor codes for the protein MNILFLTMVISYFGCLKAAPMKEAGGRDHVASLYSGTLDGLGGGGRGADVSPRGLGVLANTVEHVLEELLEEEPETQPNDGGGGGGGGKDVDLYSSRVMLSGQVPLEPPLLFLMEEYRNYLEAANMSARVRRHSDPGRRGELSVCDSISQWVTADKKKTAVDMSGQTVSVLEKILVQNGQLKQYFYETKCNPKGFTNEGCRGIDKKHWNSQCRTSQSYVRALTMDSRKKIGWRFIRIDTSCVCTLTFKRGR